The following are from one region of the Hymenobacter radiodurans genome:
- the fcl gene encoding GDP-L-fucose synthase, with the protein MDQNAKIYIAGHRGMVGSALVRRLEKAGYSNLLLRTSAELDLRNQAVVEAFFAAEKPDYVVLAAAMVGGIHANNTYRADFIYSNLMIQSNVIHQSHVHGVKKLLFLGSSCIYPKLAPQPLKEESLLTGELESTNEPYAIAKIAGIKMCDAYRSQYGSHFISAMPTNLYGPHDNYDLQKSHVLPALIRKFHEAKLQGAAEVEVWGTGTPRREFLHVDDLADACFHLLQTYDEPGLVNIGTGEDLSIRELAELVQRIVGYQGTIRFNAEYPDGTPRKLMDVSKLATKGWRYTIGLEEGIHAVYQDFMQHEQKNMNAVSA; encoded by the coding sequence ATGGACCAAAACGCCAAAATATATATAGCTGGCCATCGCGGAATGGTTGGTTCAGCTCTAGTTCGTCGCTTGGAAAAGGCTGGCTATAGCAATTTGTTGTTACGCACATCAGCTGAGCTTGATTTGCGCAATCAAGCGGTTGTTGAAGCTTTTTTTGCCGCTGAGAAGCCTGACTACGTCGTGCTCGCCGCTGCGATGGTAGGGGGCATTCACGCCAATAATACCTACCGGGCCGACTTTATCTATAGCAACCTGATGATTCAAAGTAATGTGATTCATCAGAGCCATGTACACGGAGTAAAAAAGCTTTTGTTCTTGGGTTCATCCTGTATTTATCCCAAATTAGCCCCCCAGCCGTTAAAAGAAGAGTCCTTACTTACTGGCGAACTGGAAAGCACCAACGAGCCATACGCCATTGCCAAGATTGCAGGTATTAAGATGTGTGATGCCTACCGCAGTCAGTATGGCAGCCATTTTATTTCGGCTATGCCTACTAATCTGTACGGTCCCCACGACAACTACGATCTGCAGAAGTCACACGTCTTGCCGGCTCTGATTCGCAAGTTTCATGAGGCTAAGCTTCAGGGCGCTGCCGAAGTAGAAGTATGGGGAACCGGTACGCCTCGTCGCGAATTTCTGCACGTGGATGATCTGGCGGATGCCTGCTTCCACCTGCTGCAAACCTATGATGAGCCAGGCCTTGTGAACATCGGTACGGGTGAAGACCTTAGCATTCGTGAGCTAGCAGAACTCGTACAACGCATTGTTGGCTACCAGGGAACAATTCGCTTCAATGCTGAATACCCCGATGGCACGCCCCGCAAACTGATGGATGTGAGCAAGCTAGCCACCAAAGGGTGGCGTTATACCATTGGCTTGGAAGAAGGAATTCACGCTGTATACCAAGACTTTATGCAGCACGAACAAAAGAACATGAACG
- a CDS encoding glycosyltransferase translates to MQQFPSISVIIPSWNQGHFIERTLLSILRQDYPGKVQVIVSDGGSTDSTVDVLRKYDNQITWWSARDEGYVDAVTKGLAKATGDVIAIQSSDDYYLPHAFRHMAAGFEQHPEAGFISGGEYAIDLDNQVTYANSFTGPITPHSILFQFIPPQHATFVRRDMLDRVGAMRREVDMCADIDLWYRLAHHSAGQSIPAMLAVYQLHPEQRTSTSPKWYPNLVKMVESCEADAVYGQRFHLTNVERRNLYAYWEVNWAGKIDAAIARPLAMRKLPRLLSYSPRTRRVILGATINPLIKKMLPGSMVKRLQPGVAPVSNAPLPDLDWWSK, encoded by the coding sequence ATGCAGCAGTTTCCTTCCATCTCCGTCATTATTCCATCCTGGAACCAGGGGCATTTTATCGAGCGGACGTTATTGAGCATTCTTCGGCAGGATTATCCTGGTAAAGTACAGGTCATCGTTTCCGATGGCGGTTCCACTGATTCTACCGTAGATGTACTGCGCAAGTACGATAACCAAATTACATGGTGGTCAGCTCGTGATGAGGGATACGTTGATGCTGTAACGAAAGGCTTAGCCAAGGCCACGGGTGATGTCATCGCTATTCAGAGCAGCGACGACTATTACTTGCCCCATGCATTTCGCCATATGGCGGCGGGCTTTGAACAGCACCCCGAAGCAGGATTTATCTCGGGTGGTGAGTACGCTATAGATCTGGATAATCAGGTAACGTATGCTAACTCATTTACCGGACCAATCACTCCACATAGCATACTCTTTCAGTTCATTCCTCCCCAGCATGCCACATTTGTAAGGCGTGATATGCTGGACAGAGTAGGAGCTATGCGCCGAGAAGTGGATATGTGCGCTGATATTGATTTGTGGTATCGGCTAGCACACCATTCTGCTGGTCAGTCAATTCCTGCGATGCTGGCAGTGTATCAGCTTCACCCTGAGCAGCGCACATCTACATCGCCAAAATGGTATCCCAACCTGGTGAAAATGGTGGAAAGCTGCGAAGCCGATGCAGTTTACGGCCAACGTTTTCATCTTACCAACGTTGAGCGTCGAAACCTGTATGCTTACTGGGAAGTAAACTGGGCCGGCAAGATTGATGCGGCAATCGCCAGACCACTGGCAATGCGTAAGCTGCCTAGATTACTGAGTTACAGTCCTCGCACAAGGCGAGTAATTCTGGGGGCCACCATCAACCCACTCATTAAGAAGATGCTGCCCGGTAGTATGGTTAAACGCCTACAACCCGGAGTTGCTCCAGTGAGCAATGCCCCATTACCTGATCTTGATTGGTGGAGCAAGTAG
- a CDS encoding STELLO glycosyltransferase family protein, with protein MSSLKSFIVITSIFAPTKAVKKFATLADYQLVVAGDKKSPAHWSSDNVTYLSVQEQETMGMQMSAKLPYNHYGRKMMGYLHAMQQGAQVIIDTDDDNIPYEGWEFPAMEGDFLTSKDSKGFVNIYKTFTKQHIWPRGLPLDLINSKAHVLQEEELQSESIKIGVWQGLADGDPDVDAIYRLVDNTECFFDDHAPVVLAEGTLCPFNSQNTAFRQELFPLLYLPAYVTFRFTDILRGLVAQPIMWLYGYRLGFTKATVIQERNPHDYVKDFESEIPCYLHPNRVIATVQSALDPNASVGDNLYKAYVALEKEGIVLPNELELLSLWLTDVKSLT; from the coding sequence ATGTCTTCGTTGAAGTCTTTCATTGTCATTACATCTATTTTTGCCCCAACGAAGGCAGTAAAAAAATTCGCTACCCTTGCTGACTATCAGCTTGTAGTTGCTGGCGATAAAAAGTCTCCTGCGCACTGGAGCAGTGATAATGTCACCTACTTATCAGTGCAAGAACAGGAGACGATGGGTATGCAGATGTCGGCCAAATTGCCCTACAATCACTATGGACGTAAGATGATGGGCTATCTGCACGCCATGCAACAGGGTGCTCAGGTCATCATTGATACAGACGATGACAACATTCCTTATGAGGGCTGGGAATTTCCAGCAATGGAAGGTGATTTTCTGACCTCAAAGGATAGCAAAGGATTTGTTAATATATACAAGACCTTTACTAAACAGCACATATGGCCGCGTGGCTTACCCTTGGATCTAATTAACTCCAAAGCACACGTATTGCAGGAAGAAGAGCTTCAAAGTGAATCGATAAAAATAGGGGTATGGCAGGGGCTAGCCGATGGTGATCCGGATGTAGATGCTATTTATCGCTTAGTAGATAATACCGAATGCTTCTTCGACGACCATGCACCGGTGGTATTGGCAGAAGGCACACTTTGCCCTTTTAACTCTCAGAATACAGCATTCCGGCAGGAACTTTTCCCTTTACTCTATTTGCCGGCTTACGTCACCTTTCGCTTTACAGATATTCTGCGTGGCCTGGTGGCACAGCCAATCATGTGGCTTTACGGCTACCGTTTAGGTTTTACTAAAGCTACTGTAATTCAAGAGCGCAATCCTCATGATTATGTGAAGGACTTTGAATCAGAGATTCCTTGTTACTTACACCCCAATCGTGTAATTGCTACTGTACAGTCCGCACTGGACCCTAATGCTTCCGTTGGCGATAACCTCTATAAGGCTTACGTAGCCTTGGAGAAGGAAGGGATTGTGCTGCCTAACGAACTCGAACTGCTCAGTCTATGGCTGACGGATGTTAAGTCTCTGACGTAG
- a CDS encoding DegT/DnrJ/EryC1/StrS family aminotransferase, translating to MNIPFLSFSPQHDPIREEILAAIAGVYDKQWYVLGDQVKAFEAAYATFNDVKHCIGVANGLDALHLALLALNVGPGDEVLVPSNTYIATWLAVSFVGATPVPVEPNPFTYNIDPNRLEAAITPKTKGIMPVHLYGQACEMTSIMEVAQRHGLWVVEDNAQAQGATWQGQMTGSFGNVNGTSFYPGKNLGALGDAGAVTTNDEVLGGKIRTLRNYGSQKKYYNEVIGYNSRLDELQAAVLNVKLPYLYTWTQQRRTVAAFYDQYLYGLGDLILPVTTVGASHVYHLYVVRTAHRDALQRYLQEHGIGTLIHYPVPPHRQQAYSHLNMQEGVCPIAEELAQTSLSLPIWPGMQEPEVKVVAEGIGGFYKTL from the coding sequence ATGAATATTCCATTTCTGTCTTTTTCGCCTCAGCACGACCCCATTCGTGAGGAAATACTTGCTGCAATTGCAGGTGTATACGATAAGCAATGGTATGTTTTAGGCGACCAAGTAAAGGCTTTTGAGGCCGCCTACGCCACGTTTAATGATGTAAAGCACTGCATCGGCGTAGCAAATGGGCTCGATGCATTGCATCTGGCGCTCCTAGCGCTAAATGTTGGGCCAGGTGATGAAGTGCTGGTACCTAGCAACACATACATTGCCACTTGGTTGGCCGTTTCTTTTGTTGGCGCTACACCAGTTCCAGTTGAGCCCAATCCTTTTACTTATAATATTGATCCTAACCGCCTAGAAGCGGCTATAACCCCCAAAACCAAAGGCATAATGCCCGTCCATTTGTACGGCCAAGCATGTGAGATGACTTCCATAATGGAAGTGGCGCAGCGACATGGGCTATGGGTGGTCGAAGATAATGCGCAGGCGCAGGGAGCTACCTGGCAAGGTCAGATGACCGGCAGTTTTGGCAATGTAAATGGTACTAGTTTTTATCCAGGTAAAAACCTTGGGGCTCTCGGTGACGCGGGTGCCGTAACAACGAATGATGAGGTGCTGGGGGGCAAAATTCGCACACTGCGCAATTATGGCTCTCAAAAAAAATACTACAACGAGGTCATAGGCTATAATTCCCGCCTCGATGAGCTGCAGGCGGCTGTATTAAACGTGAAACTGCCATATCTGTACACCTGGACCCAACAACGCCGAACAGTAGCTGCTTTTTATGACCAATACTTGTATGGCTTAGGAGACCTTATTCTACCGGTTACTACAGTAGGAGCATCACATGTGTATCATCTTTATGTAGTGCGTACGGCCCATCGCGACGCACTCCAACGCTATTTGCAGGAACATGGCATTGGTACACTAATTCATTACCCTGTGCCTCCTCATCGTCAACAGGCCTATAGCCACCTGAATATGCAGGAAGGAGTTTGCCCAATTGCTGAGGAATTAGCCCAAACTTCATTGAGTTTGCCAATATGGCCGGGTATGCAAGAGCCAGAGGTAAAAGTAGTAGCCGAAGGCATCGGAGGCTTTTATAAAACCTTGTAA
- a CDS encoding glycosyltransferase family 2 protein produces MPKLSVIVPCYYNEENIPITVRELVANEARFPTEVEFEYVFVDDGSGDRTLEVLLEARAQYPDRIRVVELAGNVGSYNAIVAGMAHATGDCMAVITADMQDPPELMVQMYGHWSKGFKLVIGNRQDRQETGLAKTFAETFHWLMKHLALSNIPEGGFDFVFFDRQVAEEVLKMHERNSNVFYLMVWLGYPYVNIPYVRRKREVGKSRWTLQKKIKLFIDSLLAFSYFPIRAISVVGLLLGIIALLYGLYVIGLNIFAPQAPTGWTTLMVVVLFVSAFQMIALGIIGEYVWRGLDASRNRPLYVVKNTYETGVAP; encoded by the coding sequence ATGCCCAAGCTATCTGTCATCGTTCCTTGTTATTACAATGAGGAGAATATTCCGATTACAGTACGAGAATTGGTTGCCAATGAGGCCCGTTTTCCCACTGAAGTCGAATTTGAGTATGTATTTGTAGACGATGGCTCTGGCGACCGTACACTAGAGGTATTATTGGAAGCCCGCGCTCAATACCCCGATCGAATCCGGGTAGTGGAGCTTGCGGGCAATGTGGGGTCATATAACGCTATTGTAGCCGGCATGGCTCACGCAACAGGTGACTGTATGGCTGTTATTACCGCTGATATGCAGGACCCGCCGGAGCTGATGGTGCAAATGTATGGCCACTGGTCAAAGGGTTTTAAGCTAGTCATCGGTAACAGGCAGGACCGGCAGGAAACGGGGTTAGCAAAGACATTTGCCGAGACTTTCCACTGGTTGATGAAGCATTTAGCCCTGAGCAACATACCCGAGGGCGGCTTTGACTTCGTCTTTTTTGACCGTCAGGTAGCCGAAGAGGTGTTAAAGATGCACGAGCGCAACAGCAATGTGTTTTACCTCATGGTGTGGCTGGGATATCCATATGTGAATATCCCGTATGTCCGCCGTAAGCGTGAAGTAGGGAAGTCGCGCTGGACCTTACAGAAAAAGATAAAATTGTTTATTGATTCTCTGCTTGCCTTCTCCTATTTCCCTATTCGAGCCATTTCAGTCGTAGGTCTTTTACTGGGCATAATTGCCCTTCTCTACGGTTTGTACGTTATCGGTCTGAATATTTTTGCCCCCCAAGCGCCCACTGGCTGGACAACCTTAATGGTCGTTGTATTATTTGTGTCGGCTTTTCAAATGATTGCACTAGGAATAATAGGCGAATACGTTTGGCGCGGACTTGATGCCTCTCGCAACCGTCCGTTGTATGTAGTAAAAAACACTTATGAGACCGGTGTTGCGCCCTAA
- a CDS encoding GNAT family protein has product MEGVNQALLAQRASVLAFYSPYIFLRNLVSVERQQELFGVGRAARFVDESAHNNIFTHRSGQLLYSDLPWDTQFFAVPTYRLLTGLFSEKSPPADRLKTIKAFEKHLAASGPYYCFSEVPSEDSMLLQTLTSSGWRLVETRLLFYRDNLESFNEERYPVRLANSEDEAQIARISAENRNDYDRFHADPWFGAERADAFLARYASAAVRGYCDAVLVPDEPGLPIQSFLAISDLKDDSAATGFGMSRVVLTAVGPQNRGWHLKLVAETIHRAREKGDKAVLMTTQATNRAVFRTCEKLGFKLGGSSHILSFHGD; this is encoded by the coding sequence ATGGAAGGCGTAAACCAAGCTTTACTTGCGCAACGAGCTTCAGTATTAGCATTCTATTCGCCCTATATTTTCCTTCGCAACTTAGTTTCCGTTGAGCGCCAACAAGAACTATTTGGGGTTGGCAGAGCAGCAAGGTTTGTTGATGAATCAGCTCATAACAACATTTTTACGCATCGCTCAGGTCAGCTGTTATATAGTGATTTGCCTTGGGACACCCAGTTTTTTGCCGTCCCCACATATAGATTGTTGACAGGGCTCTTCTCTGAGAAAAGCCCCCCAGCGGATCGATTGAAAACTATTAAAGCTTTTGAAAAGCACTTAGCAGCATCCGGGCCCTACTATTGTTTTAGTGAAGTGCCAAGCGAGGATAGCATGCTATTGCAAACGTTGACATCTAGTGGATGGCGGCTAGTTGAAACACGCTTGCTCTTCTATCGTGACAACCTCGAATCATTCAATGAGGAGCGCTATCCGGTACGCCTAGCTAATTCAGAAGACGAAGCACAGATTGCTCGCATATCTGCTGAGAATCGCAATGATTATGATCGGTTTCATGCCGATCCTTGGTTTGGAGCTGAACGTGCCGATGCTTTTTTGGCGCGTTATGCAAGCGCTGCCGTTCGCGGTTATTGCGATGCTGTGCTTGTGCCCGATGAGCCCGGCTTGCCTATTCAATCCTTTCTGGCAATCAGTGATTTAAAAGACGATTCAGCTGCAACAGGGTTCGGCATGTCCAGAGTGGTTCTCACGGCTGTAGGACCTCAAAATCGGGGATGGCACCTGAAGCTTGTAGCTGAAACCATACACCGAGCTCGTGAAAAAGGTGATAAGGCTGTTTTGATGACAACGCAAGCAACTAATCGAGCTGTATTCCGCACGTGCGAAAAATTAGGCTTCAAGCTAGGAGGTAGTAGTCATATCTTATCTTTCCACGGTGATTAA
- a CDS encoding sugar 3,4-ketoisomerase, translated as MMKPYLIEFPKIGDSTIGFISVTEQLRPIPFEVKRTFWTYYTPESIVRGRHAHHLTEQVLVAAAGRITVTTEMSDGTIEVYRLEDPYMGLYVPPNAWHTMQYSHSAVQLVFASQPYDEKDYIREYEQFRRIWKA; from the coding sequence ATGATGAAGCCTTATTTAATAGAGTTTCCTAAAATAGGAGACTCTACTATTGGGTTTATATCAGTAACAGAACAACTGCGTCCTATTCCTTTTGAGGTAAAACGGACATTCTGGACCTATTACACTCCAGAGAGCATCGTCCGTGGCCGTCACGCGCATCACTTGACCGAACAGGTGCTCGTGGCGGCTGCTGGGCGTATTACCGTGACGACAGAAATGTCGGATGGAACAATTGAAGTGTATCGCTTAGAAGATCCCTATATGGGTCTGTATGTGCCACCAAATGCCTGGCATACAATGCAGTATTCGCATTCAGCTGTGCAATTGGTTTTCGCTTCTCAGCCTTACGACGAGAAAGACTACATACGTGAGTATGAGCAATTTCGCAGAATATGGAAGGCGTAA
- a CDS encoding UDP-glucuronic acid decarboxylase family protein — translation MSDKKRILITGGAGFLGSHLCDRFLAEGYHVIAMDNLITGDLSNIEHLFGQEAFEFHHHDVSKYVFVPGKLDYILHFASPASPIDYLKIPIQTLKVGSLGTHNLLGLARVKNARILIASTSEVYGDPEVHPQVEEYFGNVNPVGPRGCYDEAKRFQEAITMAYHTHHGLETRIIRIFNTYGPRMRLNDGRVLPAFLSQALRGENLTVFGDGSQTRSFCYVDDLVEGIYRLLLSDYPLPVNIGNPSEITIKEFGEEIAKLTGVEFKPTYQALPENDPMKRRPDITKAKEILGWEPKVDRAEGLRRTLEYFKDKV, via the coding sequence ATGTCTGATAAGAAACGCATACTCATTACTGGCGGTGCCGGATTTTTGGGTTCTCACCTTTGTGATCGATTTTTGGCGGAAGGCTACCATGTTATAGCCATGGATAACCTCATTACGGGTGACTTATCCAACATCGAGCATTTGTTTGGGCAAGAAGCTTTCGAGTTTCACCATCACGATGTGTCCAAGTATGTGTTTGTGCCAGGCAAACTAGATTACATTCTGCATTTTGCCTCCCCCGCTTCACCAATCGACTACCTCAAGATTCCAATCCAAACTTTGAAGGTTGGGTCATTGGGTACGCATAATCTATTAGGACTGGCTCGTGTTAAAAATGCACGCATTCTAATTGCTAGCACGTCAGAGGTGTATGGTGACCCTGAGGTTCATCCACAAGTAGAAGAATACTTCGGTAATGTGAACCCAGTGGGTCCGCGCGGTTGCTACGACGAAGCTAAGCGCTTTCAGGAAGCAATTACTATGGCGTATCATACACATCATGGACTGGAAACGCGTATTATTCGTATTTTCAATACCTATGGCCCTCGCATGCGACTCAATGACGGCCGTGTATTACCAGCGTTCCTCTCACAAGCGCTAAGAGGCGAAAACCTGACTGTGTTTGGCGATGGCTCGCAGACGCGCTCTTTCTGCTATGTCGATGATTTGGTAGAAGGGATTTATCGCTTGCTGCTTTCTGATTACCCACTGCCAGTGAATATTGGTAATCCGTCAGAAATCACGATCAAGGAATTTGGGGAGGAAATTGCAAAGCTGACGGGCGTTGAATTTAAACCAACGTATCAGGCCTTGCCTGAGAATGACCCCATGAAGCGCCGGCCTGATATCACAAAAGCCAAGGAGATTTTGGGTTGGGAGCCGAAAGTTGATCGGGCTGAAGGATTACGCCGGACGCTGGAGTATTTCAAAGACAAGGTTTAG
- a CDS encoding UDP-glucose dehydrogenase family protein — MKIAVVGTGYVGLVTGTCFAEVGIDVTCIDIDQKKIDNLKKGILPIYEPGLEEMVSRNVEKGRLHFSTSLAESIHDADVAFIAVGTPPGEDGSADLKYVLAVARGIGEHMNSYGVIVTKSTVPVGTAAKVRAEIEKALEKRGENIDFDVASNPEFLKEGAAIDDFLKPDRIVVGVASERAEEVMTKLYKPFLLNGHPIIFMDIPSAEMTKYAANSMLATKISFMNDIANLCEIMGADVNKVRQGIGSDARIGTKFIYPGIGYGGSCFPKDVKALIKTAAENGYEMQVLKAVENVNEAQKSVLFDKVNKHFGGDLQGKKMAIWGLSFKPKTDDMREAPSLVIIERLLEAGCTVSAYDPVAIKEAKHSLGDRITYAKDQFDALIDADALLIVTEWPEFRSPNFEVLGRLMKQKAIFDGRNIYDAKELSEIGFTYHCIGIRANHKEPVVQA; from the coding sequence ATGAAAATTGCAGTAGTAGGCACCGGTTACGTAGGTCTGGTTACAGGCACTTGCTTCGCCGAAGTTGGCATTGATGTTACATGCATTGATATCGACCAGAAAAAGATTGATAACCTCAAGAAAGGCATTCTACCTATTTATGAGCCTGGCTTGGAGGAAATGGTTTCGCGAAATGTAGAGAAAGGCCGTCTGCACTTTTCTACCAGCCTCGCCGAAAGCATCCACGATGCCGACGTAGCCTTTATTGCGGTAGGAACGCCCCCCGGCGAAGATGGATCTGCTGATCTGAAGTACGTGCTGGCAGTAGCCCGTGGTATTGGTGAGCATATGAACAGCTACGGGGTTATCGTCACTAAGAGCACGGTGCCCGTTGGCACAGCTGCGAAAGTGCGTGCCGAAATCGAAAAAGCACTGGAAAAGCGCGGTGAGAATATCGATTTTGATGTAGCCTCTAACCCCGAATTCCTGAAGGAAGGTGCCGCCATCGACGACTTCCTGAAGCCCGACCGTATCGTAGTTGGTGTAGCGTCCGAGCGTGCGGAAGAGGTAATGACCAAACTGTATAAGCCTTTTCTGCTCAATGGTCATCCTATCATCTTCATGGATATTCCTTCGGCTGAAATGACGAAATATGCCGCTAACTCCATGCTAGCGACCAAAATTTCGTTTATGAACGACATCGCCAATCTATGTGAGATTATGGGCGCCGATGTGAACAAGGTTCGCCAGGGTATTGGCTCTGACGCTCGTATCGGTACTAAGTTCATCTATCCAGGTATTGGCTACGGCGGCTCTTGCTTCCCAAAAGACGTAAAGGCACTCATTAAAACAGCCGCTGAGAATGGCTATGAGATGCAGGTGCTAAAAGCTGTCGAGAATGTCAATGAGGCGCAGAAGTCAGTACTATTCGACAAAGTGAATAAGCACTTCGGCGGCGATCTGCAAGGTAAGAAGATGGCCATTTGGGGCCTTTCCTTTAAGCCCAAGACCGATGATATGCGGGAGGCTCCTTCTTTGGTGATTATTGAGCGCTTATTGGAAGCTGGCTGTACAGTATCGGCCTACGACCCAGTTGCTATCAAAGAGGCGAAGCACTCGTTGGGCGACCGTATCACGTACGCCAAAGATCAATTTGATGCACTGATTGATGCTGATGCCCTGCTTATCGTAACGGAATGGCCAGAGTTTCGCTCACCCAATTTCGAAGTTCTGGGCCGCTTGATGAAGCAAAAAGCCATATTCGACGGTCGTAATATCTATGATGCGAAAGAGCTAAGCGAGATTGGCTTTACTTACCATTGCATTGGCATCCGAGCCAACCACAAGGAGCCAGTAGTTCAGGCGTAG
- the asnB gene encoding asparagine synthase (glutamine-hydrolyzing) produces the protein MCGITGIFAFSDAGRNSLAALPASTDAIISRGPDSQGHYVYDNVGLGFRRLAILDLSCDGNQPMTDESGRYTIVFNGEIFNFRELRQRLVRKGHQFHSQTDTEVILRLYITEGRSCLKKLNGFFALAIYDKEEDSLFIARDRMGVKPLLVYRDEDKLFFASEMKSLLALGVPRKMDYVALSHYLQLNYIPGPATIFKGVKKLLPGHYLYVKGQKVVGKAWYRIPYDPKKTQKNKLSYEEQQKKLLELMDDAVARRLVADVPLGSFLSGGIDSSAITALAARHTPHLNTFSIGFRDEPFFDETKYANLVAKMHQTNHTVFSLTNQDLYDHIFDVLEYIDEPFADSSALAVYILSKRTREKVTVALSGDGADELFAGYNKHMGEFQIRNGGFKAEAVAGLDFLWDILPKSRNSFFGNRIRQFQRFSRGMLSGPKDRYWDWASFVSERDARNLLSQASRRKVGKKLAEKRRRDVLQHLHADGDLNEVLLTDMNLVLPNDMLTKVDMMSMANSLEVRTPFLDYKVVNFAFSLPVESKINANMKKRIVQDAFRPMLPPELYKRPKHGFEVPLLKWFRNELRPLITDDLLSDDFIESQGVFDVDAVRALKTQLFSSNPGDIHARIWALIVFQHWWKKWMMG, from the coding sequence ATGTGTGGAATTACTGGAATATTCGCTTTCTCCGACGCTGGTCGCAATTCGCTAGCCGCATTGCCAGCCTCAACTGATGCCATTATCAGCCGTGGGCCTGATTCGCAAGGGCATTATGTATACGACAATGTAGGCCTCGGCTTTCGCCGGCTTGCCATTCTTGACCTTTCCTGCGACGGCAATCAGCCTATGACCGATGAGTCGGGGCGGTATACGATTGTCTTCAATGGTGAGATATTTAACTTTCGCGAGCTACGACAGCGCCTTGTTCGCAAGGGGCATCAGTTTCATTCCCAAACTGACACGGAAGTCATTCTGCGCCTATATATTACAGAAGGGCGCAGCTGCCTGAAAAAGCTCAACGGCTTTTTCGCCTTGGCTATTTACGATAAAGAGGAAGATTCGCTGTTCATCGCCCGCGACCGAATGGGGGTTAAGCCCTTGCTGGTTTATCGCGACGAGGACAAGCTGTTCTTTGCCTCCGAAATGAAGTCGCTGTTGGCTTTGGGAGTGCCGCGCAAGATGGATTATGTGGCCTTGAGCCACTATTTGCAGCTCAACTACATTCCTGGCCCGGCTACTATCTTCAAAGGTGTCAAGAAATTGCTGCCCGGCCATTATTTGTATGTCAAAGGCCAAAAGGTAGTCGGCAAAGCGTGGTATCGGATTCCCTACGATCCTAAAAAGACGCAGAAGAATAAGCTCAGCTACGAGGAGCAGCAAAAGAAACTGCTGGAATTGATGGACGATGCCGTAGCACGCCGCTTGGTTGCTGACGTGCCATTAGGCTCTTTCTTAAGCGGTGGCATCGATTCTTCCGCTATTACCGCTCTCGCTGCTCGCCATACGCCTCACCTGAATACCTTCAGCATAGGTTTTCGAGACGAGCCCTTCTTTGATGAAACGAAGTATGCCAATCTGGTAGCCAAAATGCACCAGACGAACCATACGGTCTTTTCTCTGACAAATCAGGACCTCTACGATCACATCTTTGATGTACTAGAGTATATCGATGAGCCCTTCGCCGACTCTTCAGCGTTAGCTGTGTACATCCTTAGTAAGCGCACGCGCGAAAAAGTGACTGTTGCTTTATCTGGTGATGGTGCTGACGAGCTTTTTGCTGGCTACAACAAGCACATGGGCGAGTTTCAAATCAGGAATGGTGGCTTCAAAGCCGAGGCTGTTGCTGGACTCGACTTCTTATGGGATATTCTGCCCAAATCGCGCAATTCGTTTTTTGGCAATCGTATCCGTCAGTTTCAGCGCTTCTCCCGTGGCATGCTTAGCGGCCCAAAAGACCGCTATTGGGACTGGGCCTCCTTTGTGAGCGAGCGCGACGCCCGCAACTTGCTAAGCCAGGCATCACGGCGTAAAGTAGGGAAGAAGTTGGCCGAAAAGCGTCGGCGTGACGTGCTTCAGCACTTACATGCAGATGGTGACTTGAACGAGGTGTTGCTCACTGATATGAACTTGGTGCTACCAAATGACATGCTTACGAAAGTGGACATGATGAGTATGGCAAACTCGCTGGAAGTAAGGACGCCATTTCTGGATTATAAAGTAGTCAATTTTGCTTTTTCTCTTCCCGTTGAAAGCAAGATCAACGCGAACATGAAAAAGCGCATCGTGCAGGATGCTTTCCGCCCAATGTTACCGCCGGAACTATATAAGCGTCCGAAGCATGGCTTTGAAGTGCCGTTGCTGAAGTGGTTTCGCAATGAGCTGCGTCCTCTAATAACCGACGATCTACTTTCTGACGATTTTATTGAATCTCAGGGCGTTTTTGACGTAGACGCCGTACGTGCGCTCAAGACGCAGTTGTTTTCTAGTAACCCTGGTGATATTCATGCTCGTATTTGGGCCCTTATTGTGTTCCAGCATTGGTGGAAAAAATGGATGATGGGCTAA